A window of Burkholderiales bacterium contains these coding sequences:
- a CDS encoding arsenate reductase (azurin) large subunit → MSKGSDRIVLPPVNAQKTNMTCHFCIVGCGYHVYKWPENEEGGRAPHQNALGLDFRKQLPPFAVTLTPAMTNVITDRDGKRYHIMVVPDKECVVNQGLSSTRGGKMASYMYQPEGLTKERLAYPKLHTGDQWLDTTWEKALAIYAGVHKAILDREGPDWIGFNCFDHGGAGGGFENTWGTGKLMFSAFQTPFVRIHNRPAYNSECHATRDMGIGELNNSYEDTEIADCIVSVGANQYETQTNYFLAHLLPNMQGATKEKKKQFFARNEPMPDARVVFIDPRRTPTITILETAVGKDRILHLELEPGTDIALFNGVFTYVVEQGWIDRDFIAKHTTGFDEAVRANRMSLEETSRITGVPVDKLKQFAEWAYKPKAPGFMKRTCHTYEKGIIWGNDNYLIQSALLDLVLATHNVGRRGTGCVRMGGHQEGYTRPPYPGKKMIYVDKEIIEGRGRTLTFWGCNSFQTTLNAEAYRNAVLRRSEIVKEALRKARGADTDGQVNAIVEAVMNKGGLFVTLIDLYPTMIMDAAHVALPAAHPGEMNLTSMNGERRLRLSEKFMDPPGVAKPDCLIAADIANTMKALYEKEGNKAMAARFSGFDWKTEEDAFNDGFRRAGQPGAGPIDSQGGPTGHLATYERLRKAGNNGVQLPIKEYKDGKLIGTPMLYTDNKFDTKDGKARFLPAPWPGLPQPVALQKQKYRFYINNGRLNEVWQTGYHNKYDPHVKDRYPMAIIELNPQDAKELGVVPGDIVEIYNDYGATYAMAYPDPAIKRNHTFMQFGWFNGIVGDVVTNWTDRNYVPYYKGTWANIRKVGGSDQFARTVSFKSRRYQT, encoded by the coding sequence ATGAGCAAAGGTTCCGATCGTATCGTGTTGCCTCCGGTCAACGCGCAGAAGACCAACATGACCTGCCATTTCTGCATCGTGGGCTGCGGCTACCACGTCTATAAATGGCCGGAGAACGAGGAGGGCGGCCGGGCGCCACACCAGAATGCCCTCGGCTTGGATTTCCGCAAACAGCTTCCCCCCTTTGCCGTGACGCTCACGCCGGCGATGACCAATGTCATCACCGACCGGGACGGCAAGCGTTACCACATCATGGTCGTGCCGGACAAGGAATGTGTGGTGAACCAGGGCCTTTCCTCCACGCGCGGCGGCAAGATGGCCTCCTACATGTACCAGCCGGAAGGGCTCACTAAGGAGCGCCTGGCCTATCCGAAACTTCATACGGGGGACCAGTGGCTGGACACCACCTGGGAGAAGGCGCTGGCCATTTATGCCGGGGTGCACAAGGCCATCCTCGACCGGGAAGGTCCGGACTGGATCGGCTTCAACTGTTTCGATCACGGTGGAGCGGGAGGCGGTTTCGAAAACACCTGGGGCACCGGCAAGCTGATGTTTTCCGCCTTCCAGACCCCCTTCGTGCGCATCCACAACCGGCCGGCCTACAACTCCGAATGTCACGCCACACGCGACATGGGCATCGGCGAACTCAACAATTCCTATGAGGATACGGAAATCGCCGACTGCATCGTCTCCGTGGGCGCCAACCAGTACGAGACGCAGACCAACTATTTCCTTGCCCATCTGCTGCCCAACATGCAGGGTGCGACCAAGGAAAAGAAAAAGCAGTTCTTCGCCAGGAACGAACCCATGCCCGATGCGCGCGTGGTGTTCATCGATCCGCGGCGCACCCCCACCATCACCATCCTGGAGACCGCGGTGGGCAAGGACCGCATCCTCCATCTGGAACTGGAACCCGGTACCGATATTGCCCTCTTCAACGGCGTGTTCACCTACGTGGTGGAGCAGGGTTGGATCGACCGCGACTTCATTGCCAAGCACACCACGGGCTTCGATGAGGCGGTGCGGGCGAACCGCATGAGTCTGGAAGAGACCAGCCGCATCACCGGTGTGCCGGTGGACAAGCTCAAGCAGTTCGCGGAATGGGCCTACAAGCCGAAGGCGCCGGGCTTCATGAAACGCACCTGCCACACCTACGAAAAGGGCATCATCTGGGGCAATGACAATTATCTGATCCAGTCCGCCCTTCTGGATCTGGTGCTGGCCACCCACAACGTGGGCCGACGCGGCACCGGTTGTGTGCGCATGGGTGGTCACCAGGAGGGCTACACGCGGCCTCCATATCCGGGCAAGAAGATGATCTACGTGGACAAGGAGATCATCGAAGGCCGCGGCCGCACCCTGACCTTCTGGGGCTGCAACAGTTTCCAGACCACCCTCAACGCGGAAGCCTACCGCAATGCCGTACTGCGCCGTTCGGAGATCGTCAAGGAAGCGCTGCGCAAGGCCCGCGGCGCGGACACCGACGGCCAGGTCAACGCCATCGTCGAGGCGGTGATGAACAAGGGTGGGCTGTTTGTGACCCTCATCGATCTCTATCCGACGATGATCATGGATGCCGCCCACGTGGCGCTGCCCGCCGCTCATCCCGGCGAGATGAATCTCACCTCGATGAATGGCGAACGGCGGCTGCGCCTTTCGGAAAAATTCATGGACCCGCCGGGTGTGGCCAAGCCGGACTGTCTCATCGCCGCCGACATCGCCAACACCATGAAGGCGCTGTACGAGAAAGAGGGCAACAAGGCGATGGCCGCCCGTTTCTCGGGCTTCGACTGGAAGACGGAGGAGGATGCCTTCAACGATGGCTTCCGTCGCGCCGGCCAGCCTGGCGCCGGGCCCATCGACAGCCAGGGGGGACCCACTGGGCACCTGGCCACCTACGAGCGTCTGCGCAAGGCCGGCAACAACGGGGTGCAACTGCCGATCAAGGAGTACAAGGACGGCAAGCTGATTGGCACCCCGATGCTATACACCGACAACAAGTTCGACACCAAGGATGGCAAGGCGCGCTTCCTGCCGGCGCCGTGGCCGGGCCTGCCGCAGCCGGTGGCCCTGCAGAAGCAGAAGTACCGCTTCTACATCAACAACGGCCGGCTCAACGAGGTCTGGCAGACCGGCTACCACAACAAGTACGATCCCCATGTGAAGGACCGCTACCCCATGGCCATCATCGAGCTCAATCCGCAGGATGCCAAGGAGTTGGGGGTGGTGCCCGGCGACATCGTGGAGATCTACAACGACTATGGGGCGACCTATGCCATGGCCTACCCTGACCCGGCGATCAAACGCAACCACACCTTCATGCAGTTTGGCTGGTTCAACGGCATCGTTGGCGATGTGGTGACCAACTGGACTGACCGCAACTACGTGCCCTACTACAAAGGGACGTGGGCGAACATCCGCAAGGTGGGCGGCTCCGACCAGTTCGCGCGCACGGTGTCCTTCAAGTCCCGCCGCTATCAGACCTGA
- a CDS encoding two-component sensor histidine kinase: MKLWRDLSYRHKVPLALSLVIVVTALIVSLILLAHAWRDAREQLATNAAALGRVVARSLAPALLHDDAWTAFEILRTPLEAGENRRFLVVIDRGGRIYAASDPRRFRTLTPVAAVPELKATVATEGKPLHEVGEWILLDQPIRAEDGTVLGRVVMGYHRDLVLPRFHATVRQVLIATAAALLLLLPLGWYAGNALAVPLLRLADCFSRAGRGPLSPSECRLDAGADEIGLLGRRFQAMLLELEEKQRLERQMVATQRLAAIGRLTAGIAHEVNNPLGGMLNAISTYRRHGRGDPLAERTLGLIERGLTQIRETVGALLVEAKLESHPLSPADLADLRTLIHAQVRGRLQLDWAVALNEPVPLPATPVRQILLNLLLNACQAAEKRVALRLDTQADGLLLQIENDGRAIPPKRLEHLYEPFVEEEGEGRGLGLWIVYQLVRQLDGRIDVTSEPGLTRFTLFLPIKTS; the protein is encoded by the coding sequence ATGAAGCTGTGGCGAGATCTTTCCTACCGGCACAAGGTGCCCCTGGCGCTTTCCCTGGTCATCGTCGTCACCGCCCTCATCGTCTCCCTCATTCTCCTCGCCCATGCCTGGCGGGATGCGCGGGAACAGCTCGCAACCAATGCCGCGGCCCTGGGCCGGGTGGTGGCGCGAAGCCTGGCCCCGGCGCTGTTGCACGATGATGCGTGGACCGCTTTCGAGATTCTGCGCACACCGCTGGAAGCGGGCGAAAACCGCCGCTTCCTCGTGGTCATCGACCGTGGCGGACGCATTTACGCCGCGAGTGACCCCAGGCGTTTCCGCACCCTCACCCCGGTGGCCGCGGTGCCCGAACTCAAGGCCACCGTGGCGACAGAGGGCAAGCCGCTGCACGAGGTGGGGGAATGGATTCTCCTCGACCAACCCATCCGCGCCGAGGATGGCACCGTGCTGGGACGCGTGGTGATGGGCTATCACCGCGACCTGGTGCTGCCCCGCTTCCATGCCACCGTGCGCCAGGTCCTGATTGCCACCGCTGCCGCGCTGTTGCTCCTGCTGCCCCTCGGCTGGTACGCGGGCAATGCCCTGGCGGTGCCCCTTTTGCGTCTGGCCGACTGCTTCTCCCGCGCCGGCCGCGGCCCCCTTTCCCCCAGCGAATGCCGGCTCGATGCGGGCGCGGACGAGATCGGGCTTCTGGGGCGGCGCTTCCAGGCGATGCTCCTCGAGCTGGAGGAAAAGCAGCGCCTGGAAAGACAGATGGTTGCCACGCAGCGCCTGGCGGCCATCGGGCGCCTGACGGCGGGGATCGCCCATGAGGTGAACAATCCCTTGGGCGGCATGCTCAATGCCATCAGCACCTATCGCCGCCATGGCCGGGGCGACCCCCTCGCCGAACGCACCCTCGGTCTGATCGAGCGTGGCCTCACCCAGATTCGCGAAACAGTGGGCGCGCTGCTGGTGGAGGCGAAACTGGAATCCCATCCCCTGTCCCCGGCCGATCTGGCGGATCTGCGCACCCTCATCCACGCCCAGGTGCGCGGCCGGCTGCAGCTCGACTGGGCGGTGGCCCTCAACGAGCCTGTGCCCCTGCCGGCCACTCCGGTGCGGCAGATTCTCCTCAATCTCCTGCTCAATGCCTGCCAGGCGGCGGAAAAGCGTGTCGCGTTGCGGCTTGACACACAGGCCGATGGGCTATTGCTCCAAATCGAAAACGATGGTCGGGCCATCCCGCCCAAGCGTCTGGAGCATCTCTACGAGCCCTTCGTGGAGGAGGAAGGCGAAGGCCGCGGCCTGGGGTTGTGGATCGTCTATCAGCTGGTGCGCCAGCTCGACGGCCGCATCGATGTGACGAGCGAGCCGGGCCTCACCCGTTTCACACTTTTTCTGCCCATCAAGACATCATGA
- a CDS encoding sigma-54 dependent transcriptional regulator, protein MTSQPLLCLIEDDSIMGESLVDRFALEGLPTHWFRTAGEALRALTERDYTLVLSDIRLPDGDGVSLFREATSRLARVPAWVIITGYGSIDQAVTLLKLGARDYITKPFDLDELVAKLRALCEPCRRTTADHPELGPSPAMTRIAEILPRLAREAKIVLLTGESGVGKEVVARALHRLAGADTPFVALNCAALTESLLEAELFGHEKGAFTGATRSRRGVFEQAHGGTLLLDEVGDMPLSMQAKLLRVIQERQVVRVGGERPIPVDVRLICATHRDLRTMVQQGSFREDLYYRIHVIQLRIPPLRERREDILWLARRFLLEYAQSHGGAAKSLSPAAEQALVAYDWPGNVRELRHTLERACILSAAPLIDAGDLFPPQEKTGGEAPALTALDDYLRECERAYLKEALARHGHQIGRTAAALGISRKTLWEKMKKLSLND, encoded by the coding sequence ATGACCAGCCAACCCCTGCTCTGTCTCATCGAGGATGACTCCATCATGGGTGAAAGCCTGGTTGACCGCTTTGCCCTGGAAGGTCTGCCCACCCACTGGTTCCGCACCGCGGGCGAGGCACTGCGCGCCCTGACGGAGCGCGACTATACGCTGGTGCTCTCCGACATCCGCCTGCCCGATGGCGACGGGGTGAGCCTGTTCCGCGAAGCGACCTCGCGGCTGGCGAGGGTGCCGGCCTGGGTCATCATCACCGGCTACGGCAGCATCGATCAGGCGGTCACCCTGCTGAAACTGGGCGCCCGCGACTACATCACCAAGCCCTTCGATCTCGACGAGCTGGTGGCCAAACTGCGGGCGCTATGCGAACCCTGCCGGCGGACCACAGCCGATCATCCGGAACTCGGCCCCTCCCCCGCCATGACCCGCATCGCCGAAATCCTGCCCCGCCTGGCGCGGGAGGCAAAGATCGTGCTCCTCACCGGCGAATCGGGCGTGGGCAAGGAAGTGGTGGCCAGGGCCTTACATCGTCTGGCCGGCGCCGATACGCCCTTCGTCGCCCTCAACTGCGCCGCCCTGACGGAAAGTCTTCTGGAAGCGGAACTCTTCGGCCACGAAAAAGGCGCCTTCACCGGCGCCACCCGCAGCAGGCGGGGCGTTTTCGAGCAGGCCCACGGCGGCACCCTGCTGCTGGATGAGGTGGGGGACATGCCCTTGTCCATGCAGGCGAAGCTGTTGCGGGTGATCCAGGAACGCCAGGTGGTGCGCGTGGGCGGCGAACGCCCCATCCCGGTGGACGTGCGCCTGATCTGCGCCACCCATCGGGATCTGCGCACCATGGTGCAGCAGGGCAGCTTCCGCGAGGACCTCTACTACCGTATCCATGTCATCCAGTTGCGCATCCCGCCGTTGCGGGAGCGCCGCGAGGACATTCTGTGGCTTGCCCGCCGCTTTCTGCTGGAATATGCGCAAAGCCACGGAGGAGCGGCCAAGAGTCTTTCCCCGGCGGCGGAACAGGCACTGGTTGCCTATGACTGGCCGGGCAATGTGCGCGAGCTGCGGCACACCCTGGAGCGGGCCTGCATCCTCAGCGCGGCGCCCCTGATCGATGCCGGGGACCTCTTCCCGCCCCAGGAAAAAACCGGCGGGGAAGCCCCGGCCCTCACCGCCCTCGATGATTATCTGCGCGAATGCGAACGGGCCTATCTGAAAGAAGCGCTCGCCCGCCACGGCCACCAGATCGGCCGCACCGCAGCAGCACTCGGCATCAGCCGCAAGACGCTGTGGGAAAAGATGAAGAAACTCTCCCTCAACGATTGA
- a CDS encoding PhnD/SsuA/transferrin family substrate-binding protein, with product MPPLRAFWIAVLYLACLVSAAAAQPPLRIGTTPVFLDDQIGFLDQWAAYLGLRLNQPVHFVQRASYRQIVRELMEGNIDFAWICGYPFVREEKRLRLVAVPVWQGEPRYRSYLIVPREDTVTQSLRDLAGRIFAYSDPLSNSGWLYPQTQLRAMGVDPQRYFGRTFFTWSHRKVVEAVATGFADAGAVDGYVYETLARLHPEITSRTRVVHRSPPFGFPPLVAAPHVDEVDRLRLRSVLLGMSDDAEGRRLLRHLNLDGFTAGDSRLFDGIREARRQVERP from the coding sequence ATGCCGCCGCTGCGCGCCTTCTGGATCGCCGTCCTCTATCTTGCCTGCCTGGTCTCCGCCGCCGCAGCGCAGCCGCCCCTGCGCATCGGCACCACTCCGGTTTTCCTCGACGATCAGATCGGCTTCCTCGATCAGTGGGCCGCCTATCTGGGCTTGCGCCTGAATCAGCCCGTGCACTTCGTGCAGCGGGCGAGTTACCGGCAGATCGTGCGCGAGCTCATGGAAGGCAACATCGATTTCGCCTGGATTTGCGGCTACCCCTTCGTGCGTGAGGAAAAGCGGCTGCGACTGGTGGCCGTCCCCGTCTGGCAGGGTGAACCCCGCTACCGTTCCTATCTCATCGTGCCCCGCGAGGACACCGTCACCCAGAGCCTGCGCGATCTGGCGGGACGCATCTTCGCCTACTCCGACCCCCTCTCCAACTCCGGCTGGCTCTATCCCCAGACCCAACTGAGAGCCATGGGGGTGGACCCGCAACGCTATTTCGGGCGAACCTTCTTCACCTGGTCCCATCGCAAGGTGGTGGAAGCCGTGGCCACGGGGTTTGCCGACGCGGGCGCAGTGGATGGCTACGTGTATGAGACGCTGGCGCGCCTGCATCCGGAGATCACCAGCCGCACGCGGGTGGTGCACCGCTCGCCGCCCTTCGGCTTTCCGCCGCTGGTGGCCGCGCCCCACGTGGACGAAGTGGACAGGCTGCGCCTGCGCTCGGTGCTGCTTGGCATGAGCGATGACGCCGAGGGGCGCCGTCTGCTGCGGCATCTCAACCTGGATGGTTTCACCGCCGGCGACAGCCGACTTTTCGACGGTATCCGCGAGGCGCGGCGGCAGGTGGAGCGGCCATGA
- a CDS encoding DUF302 domain-containing protein, with protein sequence MKPLVRSLTVLLLAWVLLPAASAAPGLKPVTPVQVTAERVTYVSGEDFDTVKTLIEEALTSRGLVVNNVAHIGDMLERTGKDLGATRQVYLKAEAIEFCSATVSRKMMEADPHHIVFCPYVIAIYVLPQAPQQTYVSFRRPAGSGSRAGRNTLREVERLLRAIIEEALR encoded by the coding sequence ATGAAACCCCTCGTCCGAAGCCTGACTGTTCTTCTGCTGGCATGGGTGTTGCTGCCAGCCGCATCCGCCGCGCCCGGGTTGAAGCCGGTGACACCGGTGCAGGTGACGGCCGAGCGGGTGACCTATGTCAGCGGCGAGGATTTCGACACGGTGAAGACCCTCATCGAAGAGGCGCTCACCAGCCGGGGTCTGGTGGTCAACAATGTCGCCCACATCGGCGACATGCTGGAGCGCACCGGGAAAGACCTGGGGGCAACCCGCCAGGTGTACCTGAAGGCGGAAGCCATCGAATTCTGCAGTGCCACGGTGTCGCGCAAAATGATGGAGGCGGATCCCCATCACATCGTCTTCTGCCCCTACGTGATTGCCATTTACGTGCTGCCGCAGGCACCGCAGCAGACCTATGTTTCCTTTCGCCGCCCCGCCGGCAGTGGTTCCCGCGCCGGGCGGAACACCTTACGCGAGGTGGAGCGGCTTTTGCGCGCCATCATCGAGGAGGCGCTGAGATGA
- a CDS encoding LysR family transcriptional regulator translates to MQRPRLRILLGSASSLGPGKVALLEAIGEHGSISAAARSMGMSYRRAWLLVDAMNRAFRKPLVTTATGGARGGGAQLTDFGREVLRRYRAMEEKAEKALAGDLRRFDDWLRKAP, encoded by the coding sequence ATGCAGCGGCCCCGTCTGCGCATCCTGCTGGGCAGTGCCAGTTCCCTCGGTCCGGGCAAGGTGGCACTGCTGGAAGCCATTGGAGAGCACGGTTCCATTTCCGCCGCCGCGCGCAGCATGGGCATGTCCTACCGGCGGGCCTGGCTGCTGGTGGATGCCATGAACCGGGCCTTCCGCAAGCCCCTGGTGACCACGGCCACCGGCGGCGCGCGCGGCGGCGGCGCCCAGCTCACCGACTTCGGCCGCGAAGTGCTGCGCCGTTACCGCGCCATGGAGGAAAAGGCAGAAAAAGCGCTCGCCGGCGATCTGCGCCGTTTCGACGACTGGCTGCGCAAGGCCCCGTGA
- a CDS encoding arsenate reductase (azurin) small subunit — MTDISRRTFLKLGGAAAAGTVATVAVPGAAGAAENAEVGRVTLPYPHKVLAKGAELKVNVPVSFHYPDAASPCTLVKLGRPVPGGVGPDRDIVAYSSLCTHMGCPVTYDTATRTFRCPCHYSTFDAEMGGQMVCGQATEDLPRIVLKHDAKTDTVTAIAVEGLIYGRQANVL; from the coding sequence ATGACTGACATTTCCCGCAGAACCTTCCTCAAGCTGGGCGGTGCCGCGGCAGCGGGCACCGTTGCCACGGTGGCGGTGCCGGGGGCGGCCGGGGCGGCCGAAAACGCCGAAGTGGGCCGCGTCACCCTGCCCTATCCCCACAAGGTGCTGGCCAAGGGTGCCGAGCTCAAGGTCAACGTACCCGTGAGCTTCCATTATCCGGACGCCGCATCCCCCTGCACCCTGGTGAAGCTGGGGCGGCCGGTTCCCGGCGGTGTCGGTCCAGACCGGGACATCGTGGCCTATAGCAGCCTGTGTACCCACATGGGGTGTCCGGTGACCTACGACACGGCGACCCGTACCTTCCGCTGTCCCTGTCACTACAGCACCTTCGATGCGGAAATGGGGGGACAGATGGTCTGCGGCCAGGCCACCGAGGACCTGCCGCGCATCGTGCTGAAGCACGACGCGAAGACGGACACGGTGACGGCCATTGCCGTCGAGGGGCTCATCTACGGCCGCCAGGCCAACGTGTTGTGA
- the moaD gene encoding molybdopterin converting factor subunit 1, with amino-acid sequence MNVRVLYFARLREAFGLAEEALSLPGEAASAADLVALLRARGGVWARELGERPFRVAVNQALVSLEAPLKAGDEVAIFPPVTGG; translated from the coding sequence ATGAACGTCCGGGTTTTGTATTTCGCCCGTCTGCGGGAGGCCTTTGGTCTGGCGGAGGAAGCGCTGAGCCTGCCGGGTGAGGCGGCCAGCGCGGCGGACTTGGTGGCGTTGCTGCGGGCGCGGGGCGGAGTGTGGGCACGGGAACTCGGTGAGCGTCCCTTCCGCGTGGCGGTGAATCAGGCGCTGGTGTCCCTCGAGGCGCCCCTCAAAGCCGGCGATGAAGTGGCGATCTTTCCGCCAGTGACGGGGGGATGA
- the moaE gene encoding molybdopterin synthase catalytic subunit MoaE, whose product MSMVRVQQADFDVGAELARLRADRRDIGAIAAFVGLVRDMSEGSEVREMVLEHYPAMTQKALEEIVAEARRRWDIADALVIHRVGRLLPADQIVLVAVSGAHRGDAFAACEFIMDYLKTRAPFWKKEQTPAGARWVEARETDEAAAARWQR is encoded by the coding sequence ATGAGCATGGTGCGGGTGCAGCAAGCGGATTTCGACGTGGGCGCAGAGCTCGCGCGCCTGCGCGCGGACCGGCGCGACATCGGTGCCATTGCCGCCTTCGTCGGTCTGGTGCGCGACATGAGCGAAGGCAGCGAAGTGCGGGAAATGGTGCTGGAACACTATCCGGCCATGACGCAGAAGGCGCTGGAGGAGATCGTTGCCGAGGCCCGGCGGCGCTGGGACATCGCCGATGCCCTGGTCATCCACCGGGTGGGACGGCTGCTTCCCGCCGACCAGATCGTGCTGGTGGCGGTGAGCGGTGCACACCGGGGCGATGCCTTCGCCGCCTGCGAGTTCATCATGGATTACCTCAAGACGCGGGCGCCGTTCTGGAAAAAGGAACAGACCCCGGCAGGGGCGCGCTGGGTGGAGGCCCGCGAGACGGACGAAGCGGCGGCGGCACGCTGGCAGAGGTGA
- a CDS encoding arsenate reductase ArsC, translated as MSKTVLILCTGNSCRSQMAEALVNHDLGPAVRAISAGTRPQPKVAEGALKALEELGIPTVGLYPKDVEAVLNEPIDLVITVCDNARETCPVFPRPIPSVHMPFHDPHGEPLDSFRRVRDEIRARLVPEVRRRLLG; from the coding sequence ATGAGCAAGACCGTTCTCATCCTGTGCACGGGGAACTCCTGCCGCAGCCAGATGGCGGAGGCCCTCGTCAATCACGACCTGGGGCCGGCGGTGCGGGCGATTTCCGCCGGCACGCGCCCACAACCGAAAGTGGCAGAAGGGGCGCTCAAGGCACTGGAAGAGCTGGGCATCCCCACGGTAGGGCTTTATCCCAAGGACGTGGAGGCGGTGCTCAATGAGCCCATCGATCTCGTCATCACCGTCTGCGACAACGCGCGGGAGACCTGTCCGGTGTTTCCCCGTCCGATTCCCAGCGTGCACATGCCTTTCCACGACCCCCATGGGGAGCCGCTGGACAGCTTCCGCCGCGTGCGCGATGAAATCCGCGCCCGCCTGGTGCCGGAAGTGCGGCGTCGGCTCCTCGGCTGA
- a CDS encoding molybdopterin molybdotransferase MoeA → MNAPPLSVDEALDRLLAAAAPIAGVETVPTLSALGRVLAVSQVSAIAVPPLDNSAMDGYAVRVADLAVEGDTRLPVSQRISAGTLGQPLVPGTAARIFTGAPVPPGADAVVMQEQTTREGDSVVIHGRVAPGTSIRRAGEDIAAGATVLTAGTRLAPQHLGLAASVGLASLPVVRRLRVATFFTGDELVNPGEPLPAGKIYNSNRYTVNALLAGLGCEVIDLGTVADDLETTVRVLAAAAEQADVVLTSGGVSVGEADFVKAAVERLGRLDLWRIAVKPGKPLAFGEVAGKPFLGLPGNPVSVFVTWCLFARPFLLRLQGVMEVMPKACWLQADFDWLRPDKRREFLRARRVVDTEPPGRVEIHPHQGSGVLTSTVWAEGLVDVPAATPIRRGDWVRFIPFAELR, encoded by the coding sequence CCCACCCTGTCGGCCCTGGGGCGGGTTTTGGCTGTTTCGCAGGTTTCCGCCATCGCCGTGCCGCCCCTCGATAACAGCGCCATGGATGGCTATGCGGTGCGGGTGGCCGATCTTGCCGTCGAGGGGGATACCCGTCTGCCGGTGAGCCAGCGTATCTCCGCCGGCACGCTGGGGCAACCCCTGGTCCCCGGCACGGCAGCGCGCATTTTCACGGGCGCGCCCGTTCCCCCCGGCGCCGATGCGGTGGTAATGCAGGAACAGACCACGAGAGAGGGCGACAGCGTGGTCATCCACGGTCGGGTGGCGCCGGGGACCAGTATCCGGCGCGCCGGCGAGGACATTGCCGCGGGGGCGACGGTGTTGACCGCGGGCACACGGCTAGCCCCCCAGCATCTGGGCCTGGCCGCCTCGGTGGGGCTGGCGAGCCTGCCGGTGGTGCGGCGCCTGCGCGTGGCGACCTTCTTCACCGGGGATGAGCTGGTGAACCCCGGCGAGCCGCTCCCTGCGGGAAAAATCTACAATTCCAACCGCTACACCGTGAACGCCCTGCTGGCCGGCCTCGGCTGCGAGGTGATTGACCTCGGCACGGTGGCCGATGATCTCGAAACCACGGTGCGCGTCCTCGCGGCGGCGGCGGAGCAGGCCGATGTGGTGCTGACCAGCGGCGGTGTGTCGGTGGGTGAGGCGGATTTCGTGAAGGCTGCGGTGGAACGGCTGGGGCGCCTGGATTTGTGGCGCATTGCGGTGAAGCCGGGCAAGCCCCTTGCCTTCGGTGAGGTGGCGGGCAAGCCCTTCCTGGGGCTGCCGGGTAATCCCGTTTCGGTGTTCGTCACCTGGTGTCTTTTTGCGCGGCCGTTTCTTTTGCGCCTGCAGGGGGTGATGGAGGTCATGCCGAAGGCCTGTTGGCTTCAGGCCGATTTCGACTGGCTGCGGCCGGACAAGCGCCGGGAATTCCTGCGGGCGCGCCGCGTGGTGGACACTGAGCCCCCCGGCCGCGTGGAAATCCATCCCCACCAGGGTTCGGGGGTGCTGACTTCCACCGTCTGGGCGGAGGGGCTGGTGGATGTGCCGGCGGCCACCCCCATCCGGCGGGGCGATTGGGTGCGTTTCATTCCTTTCGCGGAGTTGCGATGA